Proteins co-encoded in one Gammaproteobacteria bacterium genomic window:
- a CDS encoding serine peptidase yields the protein MNRSIKQSFWAIGLIVTLCYQSTLARSMPDFSDVAKKLRPSVVNVSVVQEISQQRSLIEQFFERRFGQPIPNEPKLSRAIGSGFIISEDGYILTNRHVVDDAETVTVRLWNRREYKAKVVGTDAGTDVALLKINADDLQPVDIGDS from the coding sequence GGCCTGATTGTGACCTTGTGTTACCAATCGACGCTCGCACGGAGTATGCCGGATTTTTCGGATGTGGCGAAAAAGCTTCGTCCATCTGTCGTGAATGTATCTGTGGTGCAGGAAATTTCGCAGCAACGAAGCTTAATAGAACAATTTTTTGAACGGCGGTTTGGCCAGCCTATACCGAATGAACCGAAGCTTTCGCGCGCCATTGGATCGGGATTCATTATCAGTGAGGATGGTTACATTCTCACCAACCGTCATGTTGTGGATGACGCTGAGACGGTAACCGTTCGCCTGTGGAACCGCCGGGAATATAAAGCCAAAGTGGTTGGCACTGATGCTGGCACGGATGTCGCCTTGCTCAAGATTAACGCAGACGACCTACAGCCGGTCGACATCGGTGATAGT